The Candidatus Fukatsuia endosymbiont of Tuberolachnus salignus nucleotide sequence GTGGTGGGAATAGATACTATCAGGTTCTCTTCTTGTTTCTTACCTTGTTTATAAAATCTCATATCGATATCACCCTTTTCTAATTCGTAGGAGCAAGTAACCAATATGCCTCTTTCTAATTTTTCTATTGGTCGATAGAGCGCTTGAGAGAAATTTTTAACCGGTCCACCGCCTCTTCTTATTGCAAGCCATTGCCCTTCTGGTGTAGTAGCTAAATACTGTGGATTTTCAACAGAAATATCGGCTATTGAGGGACAGTTCATTTCGTTTCCAGCATTTGCACTAACAGAAAAAAGTGCGACGCTGGTGAAGGCAATAATTGTTTTTAGCTTCATTATGTTGTCCTTAATTAGTATTAATTGATATTTTTAGCAATTACCTTAGAGTATATTACCATTTTGGTTTTTACTTGTTTGGCGTGGATAAAACCTAGTTTTAGGCACATGTTAGCTGAATGAGAGGCTGATAGATAACATAGTTTCTTAATAAAAAGCAAGAATTCAAAAATCACTCCAAGTTACCAACGTTAGGATGCACCCTTGATTTTTTACTAGAAATATTTTTCCTACCCATTTTTGTGATTTCACTTAGATTAAAGGTGACGGGCTATTGTCGATTTTTCAGTTAACTTACTGGTCCATCATAAAAATCACCCAGCTACTCCTGCAGCCTTTTTTATTTTTCGGGAGCCAATACCATGGCAGCACTCCACCAACCGTTACGCACCGTTCGTCTGTACGGAAAACTCGGGCACCTGTTTGGCCGTGTACATCATCTGGCGGTCGAGACCCCCAGAGAAGCGATAAAAGCGCTGTCGGTTATCCTGCCTGGGTTTGAGCAATTTATGTTACGCAGTCAAGCACAAGGCCTGACCTTTGCAGTATTTAACGGCCAGCACAATATTAGCAGAGAAGAATTAGCCAGCGCCCACGGCAGCCAGGATATTCGCATTGCCCCGGTGATTATCGGCAGCAAACGGGGAGGCCTGTTTCAAACCATTATCGGTGCGATGTTAGTGGCGGCGTCATTTATCCCCGGCGCTCAATTTTTGGCCCCTGTTGGCATTTCCATGATGGTCGGCGGGGTTATCCAAATGCTATCCCCACAACAAAGTGGGTTATCACGCCGTGAGGACCCTGATAACAAGCCCAGCTACGCCTTCGGGGAGCCCGTCAATTCCACCGCACAAGGCAATCCGGTGCCGATTGGCTACGGCAAGCGGCGTATCGGGGGTGCAGTGATTTCGGCGGGCATTTACGCGGAAGACCAGATGTAAAAATAACAGAACAGCGAACACAATCCAGGTCGCCAAGGCGATCTTTTTTTATGGGTAAACTATGGTCATCACAGGAAACAAAGGCGGTAGCCAGCGGCCACCTACGCCCACAGAATCCCCGGACAGCCTGCATTCTACCGCCAAAGCTAAAATATTATTGGCCCTGGGTGAAGGGGAATTTGCGGGCGAATTAGACGGCACCCGTATTTATTTGGATGGCACCCCGCTTAATAATGCAGACGGCAGCGCTAATTTTACCGGTGTCACCTGGGACTACCGCCCCGGCACCCCATCGCAAGACTACATTCCCGGGATGCCGAACGTTGAAAATGAAGTTACGGTCAACACCGAGTTAAAGGCCGACACCCCGTGGGTGCGGGCTATCAGCAACACCCAGTTATCTGCGCTGCGTATTCGATTTAGCTGGCCGGCGCTGCAACGTCAGACTGATAACGGCGATGTTAACGGCACTCGCGTTGAGTATGAGATAGAGATGGCGACCGATGGCGGGGCTTACCATACTGTCCTCAAGACCGCAGTGGAGGGCAAAACCAGTACAGGGTATCAGCGTTCACACCGTATTAACTTGCCTGACGCGAAAACCGGTTGGCAACTCCGTGTCCGTCGTCTGACACCGAACAGCACCAGTAACCGACTCGCCGATAACATGCACATTGAGGCATTGGCCGAAATCATTGATGCCAAGTTGCGTTATCCCAACACCGCTCTGCTGTATATCGAATTTGATGCCAGCCAGTTTCAGCACATTCCCGTGATTGCCTGTGAGCCCAAGATGCGGATAATACGGGTGCCCACGACCTACGGCCCCGCAACGAGGACGTATAAGGGCACGTGGGATGGCACTTTCAAATGGGCGTACAGCAATAATCCGGCCTGGGTGTTCTATGATATTTTGCTTGCCGAGCGCTTTGGCCTCGGCCATCGCTTAACCGCTGCACAGGTGGATAAATGGGAGCTGTATCGCATCGCGCAATACTGTGACCAATTCGTCCCCGATGGCAAAGGGGGTAACGGGACCGAACCGCGCTTTCTGTGTGATGTGTATATCCAATCCCAGGCTGAAGCCTTTATCGTACTGCGGGATTTGGCGGCGATATTCCGCGGCATGACCTACTGGGCGAATAATCAACTCTGTGCCCTGGCCGACATGCCCCGTGACCGAGATTACCTGTACACCCGCGCCAATGTCATTGAGGGACGTTTTTCCTACGCCAGCAGCTCAGAAAAAAGCCGCTACAGTACGGCAATGGTCAGCTGGAGCGACCCGGCTAACGGCTATCAGGATACCCTTGAAGCGGTCTCGGATGAAGCCTTGGTGCGACGCTATGGCATCAATCAACTGAGTACCACGGCAATCGGCTGTGTCCGTCAGACAGAAGCTCACCGGCGGGGGCGTTGGGCGCTGTTGACCAATGCCAAAGACCGCTTGGTGACCTTTGATGTCGGTCTATACCCAAGTGAAATCAAGATGCAGGATTTAGCGCCTGG carries:
- a CDS encoding tail assembly protein translates to MAALHQPLRTVRLYGKLGHLFGRVHHLAVETPREAIKALSVILPGFEQFMLRSQAQGLTFAVFNGQHNISREELASAHGSQDIRIAPVIIGSKRGGLFQTIIGAMLVAASFIPGAQFLAPVGISMMVGGVIQMLSPQQSGLSRREDPDNKPSYAFGEPVNSTAQGNPVPIGYGKRRIGGAVISAGIYAEDQM
- a CDS encoding DUF3757 domain-containing protein, yielding MKLKTIIAFTSVALFSVSANAGNEMNCPSIADISVENPQYLATTPEGQWLAIRRGGGPVKNFSQALYRPIEKLERGILVTCSYELEKGDIDMRFYKQGKKQEENLIVSIPTTNKPNWQEESMALGEKFYECVNQDPTNCKFTVLTTEK